CAGCTCACGGACGTCATGGTCGCGCAGTAGCGAGTAGTGGATGAGGTTGACCGCGCCCTCCCGGTGGCGGGGATGGACACGCTCGATAACCGCGGCTTTCGCCTCCGCCTCCGCATCGAGATCCGTGAGAATCGCATCCAGCTGGCCCAACATCGTGTGCAGTTGCTCGTCCATGCCCTCGCCGTCCTCGTTCACGCACGTCATTGTGCACCGCCGCGGTAAACGCGACGCTGGGTACAGATGAACGTCGCGCTAACACCTGTGTGCACTCACGTCCCGTTCTACCTGCATTCCTCCCGGGCGGCAGCTCCCCGGTGCAGGGGCGGGAAAGTTCTGCCAAGATGAGATCCATGCTTTCGCTGACGGACCGGTGGCACCGGGCACCGGCCCGCCGATTCGCCCTCCGGGCAGCCTCCTCGGGGCTGCATGCCGCGGCCCTGGCCCTGGAGATCTACGGCGAGATTCTTCCCGGGGTCCGCATGGCCACCGGTCGGCGTCATCTTCCCCAGAATCTCGGCGCGGGGCTTCTCGGCGCGGAGGCGGCCACCTGGTGGGCCATCTCCCCGTCTCTGCTTCCCCGCCCGTGGTGGGCGACGGCGGCGAATGTGGCCATCTGCCAGGGAGTCGGGCACGCGATCGGCACGGTGGCGGGATTCGCCCTGGGCACCGTCTTCGACGTCACGGGCCACCGGCCGAACCCGGACTTCACCCGCCGGGGCCACCGGATCCTCCACGCCGCCATGGGTCTAACCACCGCCGTAGCCGCCGCCTCCTCGCTGTGGCGCCAGGACGAGCAGGCCGCACTCGTCGATCAGCCCGGTCGCCGCGGCCGTTCCGAGGCCATCGCCGGGCTGGGGATCGGGACACTCGGTTTCGGCGCAATTCTGCTCATCGCCGAGGCCAACCAGTCCAGCATCACCCGGCTGGCCCTTCTCCTGCGCCGCTGGCTTCCCCCCGTGCTCAGCTGGCCGTTGTCCGCGACGGTGGTCACCGGGCTACTGGTCGTGACCTCGGACCGGGTGATCGTGCGCCAGCTCCTCAACAACGCGGCCCGGCGCGCGCAGGCACTCAACGACTACGTGTTCCCCGGCATCTCGCAGCCGCGCGAGCCGGAACGCAGCGGGTCCGCCGCCTCCCTGGAGCACTGGGGTGCGGTGGGGTCCAAGGGCCGGACGGTGCTCTCCGCCGGCCCACGCGCCAGGGACATCGCCGCCGCGACCCCGCTGTTGAAACACCAGGTCAAAGAGCCGGTCCGAGTGTTCATCGGCCTCACCGAGAACCGGACGGTCGAGGAGTCCGTCGAGCTGGCCATCCGCGAACTCGAGCGCACCGGCGCCGCCTCCCGGCGCGCGGTCGTGGTGATGTCCTCCGCCGGCTCCGGCTGGCTCTCCCCCTGGTCCATGGATTCGCTGGAGTTCCTCACGGGCGGCGACTGCGCGGTGGTGGCCATCCAGTACTCCTACCTGCCTTCTGCCTTCGCCTACGTCACCGACCGCGACTCCCCCGTGGCCTCATCGCGCCTGCTCATCCGCCGCGTCCGCGACTGGCTGGATGAGCTCCCCGAGAATTCCCGCCCCCGGTTGTACGTCTCCGGCGAGTCGCTCGGCGGTTACGGCATCGCGGACTCCTTCGGGCGCGACGAGTTGTTCTCGCTTATCGACGGCGCCGTCTTCTCCGGTGTCCCCGGTTTCACCGGCCTGCACCGCGCGCTGGTCACCAAACGCGAACACGGCTCCCCGGAGCGCCTGCCCGTGGTCGGCGGCGGAAGGCACGTGCGTTTCGCCGCGGTACCGGAGCACGTCCACACCGATTTCCGGGGGAACCCGTTCGCGCATTCGTGGCAGCGTCCCCGGATCGTCTTCGCCCAGCACGCCTCCGACCCGGTGGTGTTCTGGGACTGGCCGCTGCTATTCCAGGAACCCGACTGGCTGCGCGAGCCCGGCGCTCGCGGCATTCCCGCCCCGGAGGCGCAGCGGGTGGATGTCCTGCAGAGCATGCGGTGGGCCTTCTTCGTTACCGGCTGGCAGGTCGCCGTGGACCAGGTCGACTCCCTCGATCCGCCCGGCGGGCACGGTCACCAGTACCACCGGGAGATGCTCTATTACTGGCAGGCGGTGCTGGGAGAGGACGCGGCCTTCGAGCTCACCGAGGACATCGCGGACGAGCTCGAGCATTGGATCTACGCGGACTGCAAACGCCACGGGATCTAACCGAAGGTCAGCCCTGGAAGAGCTGCCAGATCGCCACTGCCATGATGATCACGCCCATGACTCCGACGAAGATCGTGTCGGGACGGTTGGCGTAGTGCTTGAAGGCCGTGGCCCTGCGGAACAACAGGCTGGGCACGAGGTAGACGAGGAACGTGATGAAGATGCCGCCGACGACGGAGATGAGGTCCATGATCGGCGGGTTGAGCACCGCGACCGCGACCGTGGTGAGGAAGATGAAGATGTTGATGCCGGCGTTGAGCGCCCGCGAGCTGATCTTCGCCGCGGCGCCCGGGGCCACCACACGCAGCAGGTAGGTCGTGCCCTCCTGGGTGCCCAGCATGTGGCCGTAGTAGGAGGTGGTGATCGCACAGATCGCGATGATCGGGGTGATCACCGCCAGGAACTGGGCGTCAGTGACGTTGGCCAGGTAGGAGAGCACCGGGATGTTCGCCGCGGTTGCCTCGTCCATGCCCTCGGCTCCCAGGGCGAGGGTGCAGGACCAGACGAAGAACATCGTGAACACGACCATCAGGGTCGACGCGACCAACTCGATCCGGGACACCTCACGCTCCGTGGCGTGGACGTCGCCCCCCTTGGCCTTCTGGATGTCCAGGACGAACTGGGACACCGCCGCCATGTGGCTGAAGGAGAAGACGAGGATCGGGAGGATGAGCAGCAACGACTTCCAGATCGGGGTGGCGGACTCGTACGCCATGAAGCTCTCCAGGTCCCACTGCGGAATCAGGTAGAGCGAGACCGCCGCGAGGGTCAGCAGCAACGGGTAGACCAGAATGTTGGCCAGCCACAGCATGGCCTTCTTGCCCAGGGCGAAGGAACCTGCCAGGACCCCCACGCAGATGAGTGCGAGCAGCAGTCGGTTCAGCTGCGGCAGGCCGAGCTGATTGACCAGGAAGCTGTCCACCGTGTTGGTGATGCTGATGCCGTAGATGAGCACGATCGGGTAGATGGAGAACCAGTACATCAGCGCCGTGACGGCTCCGCGCTTGCGGCCGGTCAGAGAGGTGATGACCTGCAGGACATCCAGCCCCTTGATCGGGGAGGCGCTGACGATCCGGGCGTAGGCGCGATGTGAGAAGAACACCAGCGGGCCGATGAACAGCGTCGCCGCGACCAGGGGCCAGAAGCCGAAGCTGCCGGCGTCCAGGGGGAGGAACAGGATGCCGGCACCGACCGCGGTGCCAAAGAGGGTGATCACCCAGGACAGGAAACTTCCGTCGGGCTTCTGCGTACTGTCGGACTGTTTGAACTGGTCCTGCTCGGCCTCCGTGAGGTTGCCGAGCTCGAACTGGTCACGGGACTGGCGGAGATGCTCGTCGCTGTGGAGCTTCGGCAACTGGTCGCCGGAACCGGCTGAATCTGCGGAGTCTGAACTCCCGAACACAGTGGACATCGTGAAACCTCTTCCGGGTCAGAGCATGGGCTGGTGTGCCACCATCCCCGCCGACGGTGGTGGGCCGGCGAGGATCTTTCCGTCAACGATACGTAGCTCGCATTCTTCGGAGACAGTAGACCCACGTCACATCACCGGCGGGCCTACGCTCCGCCGGCAAACGCCCAGCTGTTACCCACCCGCACCGGCGAGCCGGCCCGCTCCACGTCGTCCACCCGCAGCCATCTCCCCTCGACACCCTCGGCGTCCAAGCGCACGATCAGGTAGCCGTGCGCGTCGAGGTTGACGTGCTCGAAGTGCGGGTTGTTCGCCAGCACGTGGCGCTCCGCCGCCCGGGAGACCGCGCTCCCGGTGGGCAGGTGCAGGGCGTCGTCGAGGTTCGGTGCGGAGACCGAGGAGCACACCAGCTCGGCCCCGATGACCCGGCCGCGGTGGCTGACCTTTCCCGCCCACTCGGAATGGATGTCCCCGGTGAGAAAGACGGTGGAGGCATCGGGACGGGTCTCGGCGATCTGGGTGAGCAGCCGCTCGCGGTCCGCCGGGTAGCCGTCCCACTGATCGGCGTTGAGGCCGGTCGCCAACTCCGCGCCGGAGTCCGCGCCGGTGATCGCGGCCAGCGGCGCGCGCACGGCGGGATCGAGGTCGAGGAGTTCCAGCGGGGAGATCATCACCGAGGTGCCGATGAGCGACCAGGTGGCAGCGGACGTCGATAATTTCTGTGACAGCCACGTGAATTGTTCCTGGCCCATCATGGTGCGCTCGGGGTCCGTCGAGCGGATCAGGCCCGGGCCGGAGCGGTAACTGCGCAGGTCCAGCATGTGCAGCTCGGCCAGGGTGCCAAAGCGGAGGCTGCGGTACAGCCGGCCGCCCTCCGCCGGATTGGTCGCGCGCACCGGCATCCAGTCGAGGTAGGCGCCCATTGCCGCCGCCCGGCGCGCGGCCCAGTCGCCCTCGAAGAGGTCGTGGCCCTGGGCGCCGGGCACGGTGGCGTCGTTGGCGATCTCGTGGTCGTCCCAGGTCACCACCCAGGGGGCAGCGGCGTGGGCGGCCTGCAGCTCGGTGTCGCGGCGGTACTGGCCGTGGCGGACCCGGTAGTCCGCCGCGGTGACGATCTCCCACGGTGGCTCAAATGGCCTGCTCACCCCGGTTTTTCCGGGGTTGACGCTGCTGGCGTACTCGTAGAGGTAGTCCCCCAGGTGCAGCACCACGTCGATCTCACCCGCCCACGCTCGCCTCGCGATGTCCGAATACGCGCCGAAGTACCCCGACTCGAGGTTGGCACAGGACGCCACCGCCAGACGCAGCGATTCCGGCGACGAGTCCGCGTCCGGGGTCGTGCGGGTGCGCCCCGTGGGGCTCGCCGTGGAACCCGCCAGGAAACGGTAGAAGTACGTCGTCTCCGGCGTCAGCCCGAACGGGTCGACGTGCACGGTGTGGTCGTCGGCGGCGGTGGCCAGCACCTCGCCCTCGCGGACCACCCGCGAGAAACGTTCGTCCAGTGCGATCTGCCAGGTCAGCAAGACGTCGTCGCCGAGCCCGGACCCGGGGACCGCCTCCGGGGAGGGTGAGACCCGGGTCCACAGGATCACCGAGGTCGGGAGCGGGTCCCCGGAGGCGACCCCGTGCATGAACAGGTGGTGGGTGCTCTCCGGGTAGGGCGGCGGATCGCCGTGCACCGCGCTGAGATCCACGTCCGTGTAGGCCTGCACGCTCGACGCCCGCACCTTGTCCACCGAGCTGGGTAGGGCGGCCGCGCCACCCACCGCCACGGCGGAGGCGAGGACATGTCTCCGGCTCACCATGGGTCCCACCGTGCCACTGTCGCCACGCCGCGGCAGCCCCACCAGCCAAGATTTCACCGGCCCTTAAACTGAAGGTCATGCGCCTCCCCTCCGACATCCAGGTGGTCCTCTTCGACCTCGACGGCACACTCATCGACCACGCCGGCGCCGCGCGTGCCGGAGTGCTCGATTTCGCCGCGCACTTCGATCTCCCCGGCGCTCCGGAGGAGATAGTGCGCCGCTGGTTCGCCGTCGAACGCCGCTGGTTCACGCGCTTCGAGCGCGGGAAGGTCACCCACGCCGGCCAGCGCGTCGAACGCTGCCGCGAGTTCCTGGGCCGCCCCGACATGTCCGAGGTGGAGGCCCTGGAGATCTACCAGGTGTACCTCGCCGCGTATCGACGCTCCTGGCAAGCCTTCCCCGACGCAGCCTCAGCGCTGGACCGGGCTTTCGCCAACGGCCGACGCGTCGGGGTGTTCACTAACGGGGCCACGGACATGCAGAACGACAAACTCGCCCGCACCGGGCTTTCGCGCCCGGGCCTGGTCATGCTCGCGGCCACGGATCTGGGGGCGGCGAAGCCGCAGCCCGCGTCGTACGCGGCGGCGCTGGAGCGCATGGAGTCGGCCGAGGCTTCGAGAAGCGTCCTCATCGGTGATGACCTGAACAATGACGTCCGCGGCGCCCGTAAGGCGGGCATGCACGCGGTGTACTTGGATCGTCCCGGCGGCGGGGATGTCGCCAGCCTGGACGAGGTGGAGTTCTAACGCGCGCAGGCCACGCCCGTGGCATGCGTCGGGCAGTAGCCGCCCGGGTTCTTGTGCAGGTACTGCTGGTGCTCGTCCTCGGCCCGGTAGTACTCGCCGGCATCGGTCTCGTCCAGGCGTTTGATCTCCGTGGTGACCTCGCCGTAACCCTTCTCCGCCAGCGCGGTGGCGTACTGCGCCACCATCTCCTCGATGAGCTTTTTGTCCGCCTCGGCATCGTCGCCGACGGTGTAGAACGCGGAGCGGTACTGCGTGCCCACGTCGTTGCCCTGCCGGTTCTTCTGCGTCGGGTCGTGATCCTCCAGACCCACGGCGACGATCTCACGCAGGGAGACCTTCTCGGGGTCGTAGACCACCTCGACGACCTCGACGTGGTTGGTGCGGCCCGAGCAGACCTCGCGGTAGGTGGGGTTCGCGGTCACGCCGCCGGCGTATCCGACCGACGTGGACTCTACGCCGTCCATCTTCCAGTACATCTGCTCCGGGCCCCAGAAACAGCCGACGCCGACGAGGACGGACTTCTGTCCTTCCTTCCACGGCCCGGTGATCGGGGTGCCCAGCACCGGGTGGGGCCGGGGGTTCTCCAGAACGGGCGCTCGGCCGCCCTTGAGGGCCTCATCAGCGGAAACAAGCTCGGGGGTCTTCTGAAACATCCAACGCATGATCGGTCACTTCCTTTCACAGGGATTCAACCGCGAACGTTACGTGAATATTTCCTGGGCCCACCGGGGGCAACCTGAAATAGGAAACGACCCCGTTGCCGAGATCGCGAGTTTGTCTATAGTGGGGCTCAGCGCACCGTCCGACGATGCGCGAACTTAGACAAAAGTTTTTGGAAGGACTGATTCTTAATGGCTACGTACGAGCTTCCCGACCTGCCCTACGCCTTCGACGCACTTGAGCCCCACATCTCCGCCGAGATCATGGAGCTGCACCACGACAAGCACCACGCGACCTACGTCGCCGGCGCCAACGCCGCCCTCGAGGCACTCCAGGCTGAGCGCGAGGGTGAGGCCAACCCGGACAAGATCCGCGCGCTCTCCAAGAACCTTGCTTTCAACCTGGGTGGACACACAAACCACTCCATCTTTTGGAAGAACCTCTCCCCCAACGGTGGCGGCGAGCCCACCGGTGAGCTAGCTGAGGCCATCACCAGGGACTTCGGCTCCTTCGAGAAGTTCAAGGCTCACTTCTCCGCTGCGGCCACCGGCCTGCAGGGCTCCGGCTGGGCCGTCCTCGGTTACGACCACATTGCCGGCCAGCTGATCATCCAGCAGCTGACCGATCAGCAGGGCAACGTCTCCATCGACTTCACCCCGCTGCTCATGCTGGACATGTGGGAGCACGCCTTCTACCTCCAGTACAAGAACGTCAAGGCTGACTACGTCAAGGCAGTCTGGAACGTCTTCAACTGGGACGACGTCGCCGAGCGCCTCGCAGCCGCCAAGAAGTAACTCTTCTTCGCGCCCGAAGACCCCCTTGCGGGGCCGCCTGTGAAAGCAGCGCGGTCTCGTCCGGGGGTCTCGTTGTTTTCCGGCCGGCCGGATCGTGCAGGAAGATGGAGTGATGATGAGCACCAGACCCGAGGGCCTGCACAGGGGCGACCCTGCCTATCGACGCGCCTCGCTCGCCATGCTTGCCGCGGGCCTGGCCACCTTCGCCACGCTCTACGCCACCCAGGCCCTGCTGCCCATCTTCACCGATGACCTGCACATCTCCCCGGCCACCGCCGCCCTGACCGTCTCCGCGGCGACGGGTGCGCTCGCCCTGTGCATCGTGCCCGTGTCCATCCTCTCTGAGCGGGCCGGGCGCGGCCCCGTCCTCATCGGCAGCGCCTTGGCGGCCACGCTCATCGGCCTTGCCCTGCCCTTCGCCCCGGACGCCCACTGGCTCATCGCGCTGCGCCTGCTCCAGGGCGTGGCCGTGGCCGGGGTGCCCGCCGTGGCCATGACCTGGCTTGCCGAGGAGCTGCACGAGAACGACCTCGGACAGGCTATGGGGCTCTACGTCGCGGGCACCACGGTCGGCGGCCTGCTCGGCCGCCTCGTTCCCGCCGGCCTCCTGGAGCTGACCACCTGGCGCCCCGCACTGTTTGTCATCTCTGCCGCGGCGCTGGTGGGGGCCGTGGCCATGGCGCTCCTCCTACCCCGGCAGCGGCGCTTCGAGCCCAAACACATCAGCCTGGCCAGCGAGTTCCGCGCCGTGGTGGCGCACTGGAGCAACCCGCATCTGGCTGGTCTGTTTGTCATCGCCTTCGTGGGCATGGGTGTGTTTGTCTCGGTCTACAACTTCGTGGGTTTCCGGATGATCGACACCTTCGGGCTCTCTCCGGGGCTGGTCGGCCTCGTGTTTGTCATGTACCTGTCGGGCACGTGGTCCTCGGCGC
This sequence is a window from Corynebacterium doosanense CAU 212 = DSM 45436. Protein-coding genes within it:
- a CDS encoding superoxide dismutase, with translation MATYELPDLPYAFDALEPHISAEIMELHHDKHHATYVAGANAALEALQAEREGEANPDKIRALSKNLAFNLGGHTNHSIFWKNLSPNGGGEPTGELAEAITRDFGSFEKFKAHFSAAATGLQGSGWAVLGYDHIAGQLIIQQLTDQQGNVSIDFTPLLMLDMWEHAFYLQYKNVKADYVKAVWNVFNWDDVAERLAAAKK
- a CDS encoding MFS transporter: MMSTRPEGLHRGDPAYRRASLAMLAAGLATFATLYATQALLPIFTDDLHISPATAALTVSAATGALALCIVPVSILSERAGRGPVLIGSALAATLIGLALPFAPDAHWLIALRLLQGVAVAGVPAVAMTWLAEELHENDLGQAMGLYVAGTTVGGLLGRLVPAGLLELTTWRPALFVISAAALVGAVAMALLLPRQRRFEPKHISLASEFRAVVAHWSNPHLAGLFVIAFVGMGVFVSVYNFVGFRMIDTFGLSPGLVGLVFVMYLSGTWSSARAGALAERFGRGRIMLTGATLMLAGLCAIAAPSLWLALPGLLVFTASFFAMHSTASGWIGVIATRDRAEASSMYLLCYYLGSSVLGALAGLVFAATSWPGFIAVAAGVLLVAVAIAAALNRS
- a CDS encoding alkaline phosphatase D family protein, which encodes MVSRRHVLASAVAVGGAAALPSSVDKVRASSVQAYTDVDLSAVHGDPPPYPESTHHLFMHGVASGDPLPTSVILWTRVSPSPEAVPGSGLGDDVLLTWQIALDERFSRVVREGEVLATAADDHTVHVDPFGLTPETTYFYRFLAGSTASPTGRTRTTPDADSSPESLRLAVASCANLESGYFGAYSDIARRAWAGEIDVVLHLGDYLYEYASSVNPGKTGVSRPFEPPWEIVTAADYRVRHGQYRRDTELQAAHAAAPWVVTWDDHEIANDATVPGAQGHDLFEGDWAARRAAAMGAYLDWMPVRATNPAEGGRLYRSLRFGTLAELHMLDLRSYRSGPGLIRSTDPERTMMGQEQFTWLSQKLSTSAATWSLIGTSVMISPLELLDLDPAVRAPLAAITGADSGAELATGLNADQWDGYPADRERLLTQIAETRPDASTVFLTGDIHSEWAGKVSHRGRVIGAELVCSSVSAPNLDDALHLPTGSAVSRAAERHVLANNPHFEHVNLDAHGYLIVRLDAEGVEGRWLRVDDVERAGSPVRVGNSWAFAGGA
- a CDS encoding amino acid permease; protein product: MSTVFGSSDSADSAGSGDQLPKLHSDEHLRQSRDQFELGNLTEAEQDQFKQSDSTQKPDGSFLSWVITLFGTAVGAGILFLPLDAGSFGFWPLVAATLFIGPLVFFSHRAYARIVSASPIKGLDVLQVITSLTGRKRGAVTALMYWFSIYPIVLIYGISITNTVDSFLVNQLGLPQLNRLLLALICVGVLAGSFALGKKAMLWLANILVYPLLLTLAAVSLYLIPQWDLESFMAYESATPIWKSLLLILPILVFSFSHMAAVSQFVLDIQKAKGGDVHATEREVSRIELVASTLMVVFTMFFVWSCTLALGAEGMDEATAANIPVLSYLANVTDAQFLAVITPIIAICAITTSYYGHMLGTQEGTTYLLRVVAPGAAAKISSRALNAGINIFIFLTTVAVAVLNPPIMDLISVVGGIFITFLVYLVPSLLFRRATAFKHYANRPDTIFVGVMGVIIMAVAIWQLFQG
- the msrA gene encoding peptide-methionine (S)-S-oxide reductase MsrA encodes the protein MRWMFQKTPELVSADEALKGGRAPVLENPRPHPVLGTPITGPWKEGQKSVLVGVGCFWGPEQMYWKMDGVESTSVGYAGGVTANPTYREVCSGRTNHVEVVEVVYDPEKVSLREIVAVGLEDHDPTQKNRQGNDVGTQYRSAFYTVGDDAEADKKLIEEMVAQYATALAEKGYGEVTTEIKRLDETDAGEYYRAEDEHQQYLHKNPGGYCPTHATGVACAR
- a CDS encoding HAD family hydrolase yields the protein MRLPSDIQVVLFDLDGTLIDHAGAARAGVLDFAAHFDLPGAPEEIVRRWFAVERRWFTRFERGKVTHAGQRVERCREFLGRPDMSEVEALEIYQVYLAAYRRSWQAFPDAASALDRAFANGRRVGVFTNGATDMQNDKLARTGLSRPGLVMLAATDLGAAKPQPASYAAALERMESAEASRSVLIGDDLNNDVRGARKAGMHAVYLDRPGGGDVASLDEVEF
- a CDS encoding alpha/beta-hydrolase family protein, whose amino-acid sequence is MRSMLSLTDRWHRAPARRFALRAASSGLHAAALALEIYGEILPGVRMATGRRHLPQNLGAGLLGAEAATWWAISPSLLPRPWWATAANVAICQGVGHAIGTVAGFALGTVFDVTGHRPNPDFTRRGHRILHAAMGLTTAVAAASSLWRQDEQAALVDQPGRRGRSEAIAGLGIGTLGFGAILLIAEANQSSITRLALLLRRWLPPVLSWPLSATVVTGLLVVTSDRVIVRQLLNNAARRAQALNDYVFPGISQPREPERSGSAASLEHWGAVGSKGRTVLSAGPRARDIAAATPLLKHQVKEPVRVFIGLTENRTVEESVELAIRELERTGAASRRAVVVMSSAGSGWLSPWSMDSLEFLTGGDCAVVAIQYSYLPSAFAYVTDRDSPVASSRLLIRRVRDWLDELPENSRPRLYVSGESLGGYGIADSFGRDELFSLIDGAVFSGVPGFTGLHRALVTKREHGSPERLPVVGGGRHVRFAAVPEHVHTDFRGNPFAHSWQRPRIVFAQHASDPVVFWDWPLLFQEPDWLREPGARGIPAPEAQRVDVLQSMRWAFFVTGWQVAVDQVDSLDPPGGHGHQYHREMLYYWQAVLGEDAAFELTEDIADELEHWIYADCKRHGI